In a genomic window of Sutcliffiella sp. FSL R7-0096:
- the argF gene encoding ornithine carbamoyltransferase, with protein sequence MQSVLKWETNKDTYQLSQPHFLTIGSFTQNDIQYLLEEAIKLKKYQKEGRAHPYLQGKVLAMLFEKSSTRTRVSFEVGMLQLGGHAIFLSSKDIQLGRGESPSDTAKVLSRYVDGLMIRTFEHHILEEFSHHSTVPIINGLTDSHHPAQVLADLLTIQEHKGKLKGLKLCYLGDANNNMSHSLIEGAVKVGMDISIACPTGFEPEASIIENMKNEAILTGASIMVGECPEEMIKDADVVVTDVWTSMGQEAETVERLKALAPFQVNKELCKHAKHDFIFLHCLPAHRGEEVTADIIDGPHSVVFDEAENRLHAQKAILKALLGN encoded by the coding sequence ATGCAAAGTGTACTAAAATGGGAAACAAATAAGGATACCTATCAATTGAGTCAACCTCATTTTTTGACAATTGGATCCTTTACGCAAAATGATATCCAATATTTGTTGGAAGAAGCTATAAAACTTAAAAAATATCAAAAAGAAGGAAGAGCCCATCCTTATTTACAAGGGAAAGTACTTGCCATGCTTTTTGAAAAATCATCCACTAGAACCAGAGTTTCATTTGAGGTGGGAATGCTGCAACTCGGTGGCCATGCGATATTCTTAAGTTCCAAAGATATTCAATTGGGGCGCGGGGAATCTCCTTCTGACACGGCGAAAGTTCTCTCAAGATATGTGGATGGGTTGATGATCCGTACCTTCGAACATCACATCCTGGAAGAGTTTTCGCATCATTCCACTGTACCAATAATCAATGGTCTGACAGACTCCCACCATCCTGCACAAGTGTTGGCAGACCTGTTAACCATTCAGGAACATAAGGGGAAGCTGAAAGGATTGAAGCTTTGCTATTTGGGAGATGCAAACAATAATATGTCCCATTCACTGATAGAAGGTGCTGTTAAAGTTGGAATGGACATTTCCATTGCATGCCCTACTGGTTTTGAACCGGAGGCTTCTATTATTGAAAATATGAAGAATGAGGCAATTTTAACTGGGGCTTCCATTATGGTTGGTGAATGTCCAGAAGAGATGATCAAGGATGCAGATGTGGTAGTGACGGATGTTTGGACCAGTATGGGGCAAGAAGCTGAAACCGTAGAACGCCTAAAGGCATTAGCACCATTTCAAGTAAACAAGGAACTTTGCAAGCACGCGAAACATGATTTCATCTTTCTGCATTGCCTACCTGCCCATCGTGGGGAAGAAGTTACTGCAGATATTATAGATGGCCCACATTCAGTAGTATTCGATGAAGCCGAAAACCGACTTCATGCACAAAAGGCTATATTGAAGGCTTTACTTGGTAACTAA
- the carB gene encoding carbamoyl-phosphate synthase (glutamine-hydrolyzing) large subunit, with product MPFINEIQKVLVIGSGPIVIGQAAEFDYAGTQACLALKEEGIEVVLVNNNPATIMTDSDIADQVYMEPLTVECLEKIIIMEKPDGIIGTLGGQTALNLIVELYQKGILEKNNVQVLGTSVKSIQQGEDREKFRKLMMELNEPIPESQIVHSFEEGIQFVKEIGYPIIIRPAYTLGGEGGGFAHNDQELESLLVNGLNLSPIHQVLVEKSIKGWKEVEYEVMRDDNDTCIIVCNMENLDPVGVHTGDSIVVAPSQTLTDRQYQILRNASLKIIRSLKIVGGCNIQFAMDPQSDNYYIIEVNPRVSRSSALASKATGYPIARIAAKCAIGYHLDEIKNPITGSTFASFEPALDYVVVKLPRFPFDKFPEADTNLSTQMKATGEVLAIDRTFEGALNKGLRSMEIKVHGITHPFMDKMSETTWMELLREPTHMRLFAITHALMQGLSVRSIHEMTSIDEWFLNKLLQMVLLEEQLSDKTLANLPYDLLKKAKSQNISNERLCVLLGCTNEELKELLKEHQVKPSYKLVDTCAAEFEAITPYYYSTYNGSDEVIVSKNKKALVIGSGPIRIGQGIEFDYCSVHAVKALKKAGYDTIVVNNNPETVSTDFSIADKLYFEPITVEDILPIILKENVDLVFIQFGGQTAINLAEGLEREGVIIAGTSRRAIDQLEDRAHFYNLLETEGIPHIEGKMVDQPHQLKAAAEEIGFPVLVRPSYVIGGQSMYTLYDEEELDEFIHMHKTDDSLWPLLVDSFMPGLECELDVISDGEEVYIPAIFEHIEKAGVHSGDSLSVFPPLSLTEHKKENLVDYTKRICKKAQIIGIANIQFVLSGDSIYVLEVNPRASRTVPIVSKVTDVPMIEIAVRAQLGEKLPQIGLKEEPGFWTVKAPVFSASKLKDVDHVLGPEMKSTGEIIGMGLSVEEAMNKALFSGNKSPFTKTGEGKSVFCSIADREKQQALPLLMELQRKCISIYATKGTADFLSKNGIAVTTVLKEEINSTLKKKSLAAAIIIPTKGRDQSREGAFYRALCTKHGIKTFTCLETAHQANLLDQPIEQNYQTIKKYLKNRKREVEYLCKVY from the coding sequence ATGCCATTCATTAACGAAATACAAAAAGTGTTAGTAATCGGTTCGGGACCCATCGTCATCGGTCAAGCTGCAGAATTTGACTATGCAGGGACGCAAGCGTGCCTGGCTCTAAAAGAAGAGGGCATCGAAGTGGTTCTAGTAAACAATAATCCTGCAACTATCATGACAGATTCTGATATTGCAGATCAGGTGTATATGGAACCATTGACGGTTGAATGTTTGGAGAAAATAATCATCATGGAGAAGCCTGACGGGATTATTGGAACCCTTGGTGGTCAAACAGCCTTAAATTTGATTGTGGAGCTCTACCAAAAAGGTATCCTTGAGAAAAACAATGTTCAGGTTCTTGGTACGTCTGTAAAATCCATACAACAAGGGGAAGATAGAGAGAAATTCCGTAAGTTGATGATGGAACTTAATGAACCGATTCCTGAATCACAAATAGTCCATTCATTTGAGGAAGGAATCCAATTTGTAAAAGAAATAGGATATCCCATTATCATAAGACCTGCCTACACATTGGGGGGAGAGGGTGGGGGATTCGCCCATAACGATCAGGAACTTGAATCGTTATTGGTAAATGGATTGAACCTAAGCCCTATACATCAAGTGTTAGTAGAAAAAAGTATCAAAGGGTGGAAAGAAGTGGAGTATGAAGTGATGCGTGACGACAATGACACGTGCATTATCGTGTGCAACATGGAAAATCTCGATCCAGTTGGGGTCCATACAGGAGACTCCATTGTAGTGGCTCCTTCACAAACTTTAACGGATAGACAATATCAAATTTTGAGAAATGCAAGTCTGAAAATTATAAGAAGCTTAAAGATTGTGGGAGGCTGTAATATTCAATTTGCTATGGACCCGCAATCAGATAATTACTATATTATTGAAGTGAATCCGCGGGTTAGTCGTTCATCGGCACTTGCTTCGAAGGCTACGGGATATCCGATTGCCAGAATCGCTGCAAAGTGTGCCATCGGTTACCATCTAGACGAAATCAAAAATCCTATCACAGGGAGCACTTTTGCGTCTTTTGAGCCCGCCTTGGACTATGTAGTAGTGAAACTTCCAAGATTTCCTTTTGACAAGTTCCCAGAAGCGGATACTAACCTCAGTACACAGATGAAAGCAACCGGCGAGGTACTCGCAATTGACCGTACATTTGAAGGGGCTTTGAATAAAGGTCTACGATCTATGGAGATAAAGGTACATGGGATAACGCATCCGTTCATGGATAAAATGAGTGAAACGACATGGATGGAACTACTCCGTGAACCTACACATATGAGACTATTTGCCATCACGCATGCCTTGATGCAAGGGTTGTCTGTCCGTTCTATCCATGAAATGACATCCATTGATGAATGGTTCCTGAATAAACTACTGCAAATGGTTTTATTGGAGGAACAGTTATCTGATAAAACATTGGCGAATCTACCCTACGATCTGCTAAAGAAGGCTAAGAGTCAAAACATAAGTAACGAAAGACTTTGTGTTCTTCTGGGATGTACTAATGAAGAATTGAAAGAGTTATTGAAAGAGCATCAAGTGAAACCATCTTATAAACTAGTTGATACTTGTGCTGCAGAATTTGAAGCAATCACTCCTTATTACTATTCCACCTATAACGGGAGCGATGAGGTGATTGTAAGCAAGAACAAGAAAGCTCTTGTCATCGGTTCCGGGCCGATTCGGATTGGGCAGGGTATTGAGTTCGACTATTGTTCCGTACACGCGGTGAAAGCATTAAAAAAAGCAGGATATGACACAATCGTGGTCAACAATAATCCTGAAACAGTAAGTACGGACTTTTCCATAGCTGATAAATTATACTTTGAACCAATTACAGTAGAAGATATTCTACCAATCATCCTCAAAGAAAATGTCGACCTTGTCTTTATACAATTTGGAGGTCAGACTGCTATTAATTTGGCGGAAGGCTTGGAACGTGAGGGAGTAATAATAGCAGGAACCAGCAGGCGTGCCATTGATCAGCTTGAGGACCGAGCCCATTTTTACAACCTGCTGGAAACAGAAGGTATCCCACACATTGAAGGTAAGATGGTGGATCAGCCACATCAATTGAAGGCTGCTGCAGAGGAGATCGGCTTTCCGGTATTGGTGCGACCGTCCTATGTCATCGGAGGCCAATCCATGTACACACTATATGATGAAGAAGAGTTGGATGAATTCATCCACATGCATAAAACGGATGATTCGCTCTGGCCTTTGTTAGTTGACAGCTTCATGCCGGGTCTTGAATGCGAGTTGGATGTTATATCCGATGGGGAAGAAGTATATATCCCGGCAATTTTTGAACATATTGAAAAAGCTGGTGTTCATTCCGGTGACAGCCTTTCCGTCTTTCCTCCCCTGTCATTAACAGAACATAAGAAAGAAAATTTGGTTGATTACACAAAACGGATTTGTAAGAAAGCTCAAATCATCGGGATAGCCAATATTCAATTTGTTCTTTCCGGAGACAGTATCTATGTGTTGGAAGTCAACCCACGAGCTTCAAGGACTGTGCCTATTGTAAGTAAAGTAACAGATGTACCTATGATAGAGATTGCAGTCAGGGCACAATTAGGTGAAAAGCTCCCTCAGATAGGATTAAAAGAGGAACCTGGCTTCTGGACTGTAAAAGCTCCTGTTTTCTCTGCTTCCAAGTTAAAGGACGTCGATCATGTACTCGGACCGGAAATGAAGTCTACCGGAGAAATCATCGGAATGGGGTTGTCAGTGGAAGAAGCAATGAATAAAGCCTTGTTTTCCGGCAACAAAAGTCCATTTACGAAAACCGGGGAGGGAAAATCCGTTTTTTGTTCTATAGCTGATCGTGAAAAACAACAGGCGCTCCCATTACTTATGGAACTACAAAGAAAATGCATAAGTATATATGCAACAAAAGGGACGGCAGACTTTTTGAGTAAAAACGGAATTGCTGTGACAACAGTCCTAAAAGAGGAAATCAATTCCACCTTAAAGAAAAAATCTTTGGCTGCGGCGATCATCATCCCAACAAAAGGAAGAGATCAATCACGTGAAGGAGCCTTTTATCGAGCATTGTGTACGAAGCATGGAATAAAAACTTTTACATGTCTAGAGACGGCTCATCAAGCAAACCTGTTGGACCAACCTATAGAGCAAAATTATCAAACCATAAAAAAATATTTAAAAAACAGAAAAAGAGAGGTTGAATATTTATGCAAAGTGTACTAA
- a CDS encoding carbamoyl phosphate synthase small subunit, with amino-acid sequence MDNGYLILETGEVFPGVLVGNKEEAIGEVVFNTSMTGYQEIMSDPSYAGQIIVFCYPLIGNYGINPHDHEAETIYAKGVVMGEACQVPNHYASVGDAPELLVKMGVSGLSNVDTRELVKTIRKRGSVKGFITDSVKDFPNVEVEENWVGLVSTKIQKTYPGTGAHIALMDYGYKKSILDALLFSGCRVTVLPFTTSYEKLQSLSPDGVLLSNGPGDPENLKDQLPKIKKIAEAYPTLGICLGHQLLALSFGAKTSKLLFGHRGGNHPVKDIATGKVYITSQNHSYNVREDSIDKEIFEITYKNINDGTLEGLQHKELPVLSVQFHPEAHPGPQDTNYVFTQFMKLINEKTGVMTYAIH; translated from the coding sequence ATGGATAATGGATATTTGATACTTGAAACGGGGGAGGTCTTCCCGGGCGTATTAGTGGGGAACAAGGAAGAAGCGATTGGGGAAGTGGTTTTCAATACGAGTATGACCGGTTATCAAGAAATCATGTCAGATCCCTCCTATGCAGGACAGATTATTGTTTTCTGCTATCCTTTGATAGGAAATTACGGTATAAACCCTCATGATCATGAAGCGGAAACCATATATGCCAAAGGTGTTGTGATGGGAGAGGCATGTCAAGTGCCTAATCACTATGCCTCCGTTGGAGATGCTCCAGAACTGCTGGTGAAAATGGGCGTCAGTGGGTTAAGTAATGTTGACACAAGAGAACTGGTGAAAACAATACGTAAACGTGGATCAGTTAAAGGATTTATCACAGACTCTGTGAAAGACTTTCCAAATGTGGAAGTGGAGGAGAATTGGGTAGGGCTTGTGTCCACCAAAATCCAGAAAACCTATCCAGGAACAGGAGCGCATATCGCTTTAATGGATTACGGCTATAAAAAATCCATTTTGGATGCTTTACTTTTCTCTGGTTGTCGGGTAACAGTGTTACCTTTTACAACTAGCTATGAAAAATTGCAATCCCTCAGCCCAGATGGCGTCCTATTGAGTAACGGACCTGGGGATCCAGAAAACTTAAAAGACCAACTTCCTAAAATCAAAAAAATAGCAGAAGCATATCCAACACTCGGAATATGCCTGGGTCATCAATTGCTGGCACTCAGCTTTGGTGCAAAGACCAGCAAATTACTATTTGGACATAGAGGCGGAAACCACCCTGTTAAAGATATTGCCACTGGGAAGGTATATATCACTTCGCAGAATCATAGCTATAACGTCCGTGAAGACTCCATAGATAAAGAAATTTTTGAAATAACCTATAAGAATATCAATGATGGGACCTTGGAAGGGCTTCAGCACAAAGAACTTCCTGTCTTAAGCGTCCAATTCCACCCGGAAGCACACCCGGGGCCACAAGATACCAATTATGTGTTTACGCAATTTATGAAACTCATCAACGAAAAAACGGGAGTAATGACATATGCCATTCATTAA
- a CDS encoding acetylornithine transaminase, whose product MSKSTLNQSSVMNTYNRLPLSIQKGKGTFVWSETGEEYLDFTSGIATCNLGHCPPTIQAALEEQITQIWHTSNLYQIPKQEELAELLVDKSCFDQVFFCNSGAEANEAAIKLIRSFARKNGSKQASIVTFEQSFHGRTLATVAATGQEKIKAGFEPMLEGFIHLPYNDDQALHAIKEISPTAVMLELLQGEGGVIPADDNWIKELSSICKEAGILLVVDEVQTGMGRTGSLFLYEQYGIEPDIMTLAKGLGSGFPIGAMLAKANVGEAFQPGMHGSTFGGNPLASCAGTATVKVLSETDLITNAVEQSHYILSKLEDLKDNHSFIKEIRGRGMLIGILIDGEASELVKIALKEKLLLLSAGPNVIRLLPPLTVSKDEVDVFVQKFTKVLQHYEEEQHG is encoded by the coding sequence GTGTCTAAATCTACTTTGAATCAATCATCTGTCATGAATACATACAATAGGCTCCCACTATCCATTCAAAAGGGAAAAGGGACCTTTGTCTGGTCTGAAACAGGAGAAGAGTACCTAGACTTCACTAGTGGAATCGCCACATGCAATCTTGGACATTGTCCACCTACGATTCAAGCGGCTCTTGAAGAACAGATCACCCAAATATGGCATACTTCTAACCTTTATCAAATTCCAAAACAGGAAGAGCTTGCCGAGCTATTGGTTGACAAATCCTGTTTTGATCAAGTGTTTTTCTGTAACAGTGGGGCCGAGGCGAACGAGGCTGCCATCAAGCTTATTCGTTCTTTTGCTAGAAAAAATGGTAGCAAACAGGCAAGCATTGTGACTTTCGAGCAAAGTTTTCACGGAAGAACACTTGCTACAGTAGCCGCGACCGGTCAGGAAAAGATAAAGGCTGGCTTTGAACCTATGCTAGAGGGGTTCATTCACTTACCTTACAATGATGATCAAGCACTCCATGCCATCAAAGAAATTTCTCCAACAGCTGTAATGCTGGAACTTCTACAAGGTGAAGGAGGGGTAATACCAGCTGACGACAATTGGATCAAAGAATTGTCCTCTATCTGTAAGGAAGCTGGAATCCTGCTGGTCGTGGATGAAGTGCAAACAGGTATGGGACGCACAGGAAGCCTTTTTTTATATGAACAATACGGCATAGAGCCGGATATAATGACACTTGCTAAAGGATTGGGCTCTGGATTTCCGATTGGAGCCATGCTGGCAAAAGCAAATGTCGGCGAAGCCTTTCAGCCAGGCATGCACGGAAGTACCTTTGGAGGGAATCCATTAGCAAGCTGTGCAGGTACTGCAACAGTAAAAGTTCTAAGTGAGACCGACCTTATAACCAATGCCGTAGAGCAAAGCCACTATATACTATCAAAACTTGAGGACTTAAAAGATAATCATTCATTTATCAAAGAAATCAGGGGTAGGGGCATGTTAATTGGAATCTTAATAGATGGTGAAGCTAGCGAGCTGGTGAAAATAGCATTGAAAGAAAAGCTACTACTATTAAGCGCCGGACCAAATGTGATAAGACTTCTTCCACCTCTCACGGTTTCAAAAGATGAAGTGGATGTATTTGTTCAGAAATTCACCAAGGTATTACAGCATTATGAGGAGGAGCAGCATGGATAA
- the argB gene encoding acetylglutamate kinase — translation MMKNLVIKCGGSTIEKLPSSFFKELVELKNVHDIQPIIVHGGGPSISTLLSALKVKTIFVNGLRKTTEPVLEVVEMILSGSMNKHLVRQVMKAGGNALGLSGVDGKFLMAKPISNAEELGLVGEIEEVNKQLLIAVMAQGVIPIISPVAVDNHGQHYNINADLAAAAIACAFKSTLCLVTDVDGVKVGKVIATDLSDTQVTSLIKEEHITGGMIPKVNAAISCLVNGVSKVGIINGATPEALTQFALEKTGVGTTFHLEEVMEKSV, via the coding sequence ATGATGAAAAATCTTGTCATCAAATGTGGCGGCAGTACCATTGAGAAACTTCCCTCCTCCTTCTTTAAGGAACTTGTAGAATTAAAGAACGTACATGATATCCAACCGATCATCGTACATGGTGGAGGTCCATCCATCTCCACTCTGCTTTCTGCGCTTAAGGTGAAAACCATTTTCGTAAATGGGTTGAGAAAGACGACGGAACCTGTATTGGAAGTGGTGGAAATGATTTTATCCGGGAGCATGAACAAGCATCTTGTTCGTCAGGTGATGAAAGCGGGAGGAAATGCACTAGGCTTGAGCGGAGTGGATGGTAAGTTTCTGATGGCAAAGCCCATTTCCAATGCAGAGGAATTAGGGCTTGTCGGAGAAATCGAAGAGGTGAATAAACAATTACTGATAGCGGTTATGGCGCAGGGAGTGATCCCGATCATTTCCCCAGTGGCTGTGGATAATCATGGACAGCACTATAATATAAATGCGGATCTTGCAGCTGCTGCGATTGCATGTGCTTTTAAATCTACGTTATGTCTGGTAACAGATGTGGATGGTGTGAAAGTAGGGAAAGTCATTGCTACTGATTTATCAGATACACAAGTTACCAGTTTAATAAAAGAAGAACACATTACCGGAGGGATGATCCCGAAAGTTAATGCAGCGATATCCTGCTTAGTAAACGGTGTAAGCAAGGTTGGAATCATAAACGGAGCGACACCTGAGGCTTTAACCCAATTCGCTCTAGAAAAGACCGGAGTGGGTACTACATTCCATCTGGAGGAGGTTATGGAGAAAAGTGTCTAA
- the argJ gene encoding bifunctional glutamate N-acetyltransferase/amino-acid acetyltransferase ArgJ, translated as MKVETLTKTEMWIEKKEGNICTPVGFTAGGLHCGIKRKRKDLGWIYSTVPANAAAVYTTNQFQAAPLKVTQESIAKDGTLQGILVNSGNANSCTGKTGLENAYIMRKVFAEKTDLQEHKIAIISTGVIGEQLPMEKIEEGVVSISAIDSTLDASSFEEAILTTDTFTKNVCFQIQIGGNTITIAGAAKGSGMVHPNMATMLGFVTTDAKINPNALSQALKEVTTDTFNMITVDGDTSTNDMVLVLANGMAGNEELHQNDLGYQVFKEGLQLVCQSLAQQIARDGEGATKLIEVHVKGADTVHEAQVIAKTIVGSSLVKTAVYGEDPNWGRIVSAVGYSGVKIDTEEIQVKIGPIEVVQKGMPVLFSEEDAKNYLKNERIEIMVDLFAGDHQATAWGCDLSYDYVRINASYRT; from the coding sequence ATGAAAGTGGAAACTTTAACAAAGACAGAAATGTGGATTGAGAAGAAAGAAGGAAACATCTGCACCCCTGTAGGCTTCACTGCGGGTGGGTTGCATTGTGGGATAAAGCGAAAGAGAAAAGACCTAGGGTGGATATATAGTACTGTGCCAGCAAATGCGGCAGCAGTTTATACAACAAATCAATTCCAGGCAGCTCCATTAAAGGTTACCCAAGAAAGCATCGCAAAGGATGGAACCCTTCAGGGAATCTTGGTGAATTCGGGAAATGCCAATTCTTGTACAGGAAAAACCGGTTTAGAAAATGCATATATAATGAGAAAAGTTTTTGCTGAAAAGACGGACCTGCAGGAACATAAAATTGCCATCATCTCTACGGGAGTCATCGGAGAGCAGCTCCCAATGGAAAAAATAGAAGAAGGAGTGGTATCGATATCAGCTATTGATTCCACCTTAGATGCTTCATCCTTTGAAGAAGCCATCCTGACTACAGACACTTTTACGAAAAATGTTTGTTTCCAAATTCAAATAGGTGGCAATACCATCACCATAGCAGGTGCTGCCAAGGGGTCGGGAATGGTACACCCAAACATGGCGACAATGCTAGGATTTGTCACTACAGATGCAAAAATAAACCCAAACGCGTTAAGTCAAGCTTTAAAAGAAGTTACGACGGATACGTTCAATATGATTACGGTGGATGGGGATACAAGTACAAATGATATGGTATTGGTGCTTGCAAACGGAATGGCAGGAAACGAAGAGTTGCATCAAAATGACCTAGGATACCAGGTATTCAAAGAAGGTCTTCAACTGGTATGTCAATCTCTTGCACAACAGATTGCACGGGACGGGGAAGGAGCGACCAAATTAATAGAAGTACATGTAAAAGGTGCTGATACCGTTCATGAGGCACAAGTAATTGCCAAAACCATCGTTGGCTCAAGCCTAGTCAAGACGGCGGTGTATGGAGAGGACCCTAACTGGGGTAGAATCGTTAGCGCAGTAGGCTATAGCGGAGTGAAAATTGACACGGAAGAAATCCAAGTGAAAATAGGGCCAATCGAAGTTGTCCAAAAAGGGATGCCGGTACTATTCAGTGAAGAAGATGCAAAAAACTATCTTAAAAATGAAAGAATTGAAATAATGGTTGACCTGTTTGCGGGTGATCATCAAGCAACAGCCTGGGGCTGTGATTTATCCTACGACTACGTGCGAATTAATGCTTCATATCGAACATAA
- the argC gene encoding N-acetyl-gamma-glutamyl-phosphate reductase: MKKLKVGIIGANGYSGAELIRILQSHPEVELSFMASHSTSGQMITEQYPHLQSIAETRLEEINIEEMMGKADLFFFATPSGVAKNLIHHFIEKQIPCIDLSGDHRLKDSGLYDKWYKYSSAPESVLQKSTYGLPELFREEIKTSTFIANPGCYPTATLLGLAPVLKQKLIHTDSIIIDGKSGVTGAGRKASMGTHYCEVNENVKAYKLGSHQHIPEMEQVIHAYSGDSATITFTPHLVPMSRGIMCTIYADLVERLTTEEAQKLYQESYQGEYFIRIRQVDQWPATKEVSGSNYCDVGVKVDERTNRIMIVSVIDNVMKGASGQAVQNMNIMNGWNENTGLTITPVYP, translated from the coding sequence ATGAAGAAATTGAAGGTTGGAATTATAGGGGCGAACGGGTATAGCGGAGCAGAACTAATAAGGATTCTACAATCGCATCCAGAAGTGGAATTGAGTTTTATGGCGTCCCACTCAACGAGCGGACAAATGATAACAGAACAATACCCTCATTTACAAAGTATTGCAGAGACAAGGCTCGAGGAAATTAATATAGAAGAGATGATGGGAAAGGCAGACTTGTTCTTTTTTGCTACACCTTCTGGAGTAGCCAAGAACTTGATTCATCATTTTATAGAGAAGCAGATTCCTTGTATCGATCTTTCAGGCGACCATCGTTTGAAAGATTCTGGATTATACGACAAGTGGTATAAATATTCATCAGCACCTGAGTCGGTTTTGCAAAAATCTACTTACGGACTGCCTGAACTTTTTCGGGAAGAAATCAAAACCTCTACATTTATTGCAAATCCAGGTTGTTATCCGACAGCCACGTTGCTCGGCCTGGCCCCTGTATTGAAGCAAAAGTTGATCCATACGGATTCCATCATCATAGATGGAAAGTCCGGGGTTACCGGCGCAGGAAGGAAAGCCTCCATGGGTACCCATTATTGTGAAGTGAATGAAAATGTAAAGGCATATAAACTTGGAAGTCATCAGCATATCCCGGAAATGGAACAAGTGATTCATGCCTATTCCGGTGATTCTGCTACCATCACTTTTACCCCACACCTCGTCCCGATGTCTAGAGGTATCATGTGTACAATATATGCTGATTTAGTCGAACGTTTGACCACTGAAGAAGCACAGAAATTGTATCAGGAGTCTTATCAAGGCGAATATTTTATTCGGATCAGGCAGGTAGATCAATGGCCAGCAACCAAAGAAGTCTCTGGTTCCAACTATTGCGATGTTGGAGTGAAAGTTGATGAAAGGACAAATAGAATAATGATAGTTTCCGTAATTGATAATGTGATGAAAGGCGCTTCGGGTCAGGCAGTGCAGAACATGAACATAATGAACGGGTGGAATGAGAATACAGGACTGACTATCACACCTGTCTATCCATAA
- a CDS encoding M20 family metallopeptidase: MQEFLLNNQTAMLELLEKLVNIDSGSTSKEGIDKIGSILSKEYRSIGFSVQVLEEEEYGNHLVIQHPMAKDPKVIIVAHMDTVFPNGTVEARPFRVEGNRAYGPGVIDMKASQVSILYAMKALIHTRSNAYRDVVLVLNSDEEIGSPSSKALIESKAHGKKYALIMEPARKDGSLVTARRGKGKYTISVKGRAAHSGIEPEKGRSAIEELAHKVIQLHALNDHSKGISVNVGLIQGGSSVNTVSDSAVAHVDIRITEKDQAKPIERKLEKICASSDVKGTEVELIGEMNRLPMEKTEQTESLFHVIERVGEKIGLEVKDTATGGGSDASFTAAMGIATVDGMGPVGGNAHSEKEYLEIPSLTERTELLAKTIIALGK, translated from the coding sequence ATGCAAGAGTTTTTACTGAACAACCAAACAGCAATGCTAGAACTATTGGAGAAACTAGTGAATATTGATAGTGGTTCCACTTCAAAGGAAGGAATAGATAAGATAGGGTCTATATTATCAAAAGAATACAGATCCATCGGGTTCTCGGTCCAAGTGTTAGAGGAAGAGGAGTATGGGAATCATCTGGTCATTCAGCATCCCATGGCAAAAGACCCAAAAGTTATCATAGTGGCACATATGGATACTGTGTTTCCCAATGGAACTGTAGAGGCACGTCCGTTCAGGGTGGAAGGTAACAGGGCTTATGGACCTGGTGTAATTGATATGAAGGCCAGTCAAGTTTCCATCCTGTATGCCATGAAAGCATTGATTCATACACGTTCTAATGCTTATCGTGATGTTGTCCTCGTGTTGAATAGTGATGAGGAGATAGGTTCCCCTTCCTCCAAGGCCCTAATTGAAAGCAAGGCACATGGTAAAAAGTATGCACTTATTATGGAGCCAGCAAGAAAAGACGGGTCACTTGTAACGGCAAGAAGAGGAAAAGGAAAATACACAATAAGTGTAAAAGGCCGGGCAGCACATTCCGGGATTGAACCGGAAAAAGGAAGGAGTGCGATTGAAGAATTAGCGCATAAAGTTATTCAATTGCATGCGCTTAATGACCACTCTAAAGGGATCAGTGTAAATGTGGGTCTAATTCAAGGTGGTTCATCCGTCAATACTGTCTCCGATAGTGCCGTTGCACATGTCGACATTCGGATAACAGAAAAGGACCAGGCAAAACCTATCGAGCGAAAATTGGAGAAAATCTGTGCTTCTTCGGATGTCAAAGGGACAGAGGTGGAGCTTATTGGGGAGATGAATAGGCTGCCCATGGAAAAGACAGAACAGACGGAATCCTTGTTCCACGTCATTGAACGAGTGGGGGAAAAGATTGGTCTGGAGGTAAAAGATACTGCCACAGGTGGCGGGTCGGATGCTTCCTTTACTGCTGCAATGGGGATTGCTACGGTTGATGGCATGGGACCGGTTGGTGGGAATGCCCATAGTGAGAAGGAATACCTTGAGATTCCCTCCCTGACGGAGAGAACAGAGCTATTGGCAAAGACAATTATAGCACTCGGTAAATAG